One stretch of Bombus pascuorum chromosome 14, iyBomPasc1.1, whole genome shotgun sequence DNA includes these proteins:
- the LOC132914330 gene encoding UPF0488 protein CG14286 isoform X1 — protein MPSKPRTNAKKPTANKKNAEPPKLPDSASIGVETNSGLSQEAEDQFEVELCWCIQQLEMCLGTGKLPERQTHDLNKNINILKSNTASLIRKRQIMRNTLGNYREKMALDEQKFGKTASSIKFMPPPSENRKYVFVRKAASASTKGKQAVTHSSNSSEKCIDIDNIQNVFRFNFEVKK, from the exons atgcCTTCAAAACCTAGAACG AATGCTAAGAAGCCGacagcaaataaaaaaaatgcagAACCGCCAAAACTGCCAGATTCAGCTAGTATCGGTGTAGAAACTAATAGTGGTTTGAGCCAGGAAGCTGAAGATCAATTTGAAGTAGAATTATGCTGGTGTATTCAACAGTTAGAAATGTGTTTGGGCACTGGAAAGCTTCCTGAGAGGCAGACACACgacttaaataaaaatataaatattctaaaaagtAATACCGCATCTCTGATAAGAAAGAGGCAAATAATGCGTAACACTTTAGGGAATTACAGAGAAAAAATGGCTTTGGACGAGCAAAAGTTTGGCAAAACAGCATCTTCTATCAAGTTTATGCCTCCGCCTAGCGAGAATaggaaatatgtatttgtaagGAAGGCTGCTTCTGCATCTACAAAAGGAAAACAGGCTGTGACACATTCTTCGAACTCTAGTGAAAAGTGTATCGATATTGACAACATACAAAATGtatttcgatttaattttgaggttaagaaataa
- the LOC132914330 gene encoding UPF0488 protein CG14286 isoform X2 — protein sequence MPSKPRTNAKKPTANKKNAEPPKLPDSASIGVETNSGLSQEAEDQFEVELCWCIQQLEMCLGTGKLPERELQRKNGFGRAKVWQNSIFYQVYASA from the exons atgcCTTCAAAACCTAGAACG AATGCTAAGAAGCCGacagcaaataaaaaaaatgcagAACCGCCAAAACTGCCAGATTCAGCTAGTATCGGTGTAGAAACTAATAGTGGTTTGAGCCAGGAAGCTGAAGATCAATTTGAAGTAGAATTATGCTGGTGTATTCAACAGTTAGAAATGTGTTTGGGCACTGGAAAGCTTCCTGAGAG GGAATTACAGAGAAAAAATGGCTTTGGACGAGCAAAAGTTTGGCAAAACAGCATCTTCTATCAAGTTTATGCCTCCGCCTAG